A DNA window from Streptococcus sp. LPB0220 contains the following coding sequences:
- a CDS encoding DUF5590 domain-containing protein: protein MALVYNEGVKQKNYLFIIWQHIIGVCILALTVLFSWLFLAEKTSDRLQDQMAQARKIALSHSSIATIETESFFHGKEAYLSFIGKDQEGQELAVLVTQADDAVYTYPLKEGVSSKEASSVVKEKSQDAIDRVTFGRFKGKPIWEVKAGSSYYVVDFKTGKVTGVF from the coding sequence GTGGCTTTGGTGTATAATGAGGGAGTGAAACAGAAAAATTATCTTTTTATAATATGGCAACATATAATAGGAGTCTGTATCTTAGCGTTGACGGTCCTTTTTTCTTGGCTATTTCTTGCTGAAAAAACTTCTGATCGCTTGCAGGATCAAATGGCGCAAGCAAGAAAAATAGCTCTGTCTCACTCTTCGATTGCTACCATTGAGACGGAGAGTTTCTTTCATGGCAAAGAAGCCTATCTTTCCTTTATTGGCAAGGACCAAGAGGGGCAAGAACTAGCGGTTTTGGTGACTCAGGCGGATGATGCAGTCTATACCTACCCTTTGAAAGAAGGAGTTAGCTCCAAAGAGGCATCTTCTGTCGTCAAAGAGAAGAGTCAGGACGCGATTGATCGTGTCACTTTTGGACGCTTTAAAGGCAAACCGATCTGGGAAGTTAAGGCTGGTAGCTCTTATTATGTGGTGGATTTCAAGACTGGAAAAGTCACCGGTGTTTTTTAA
- the asnS gene encoding asparagine--tRNA ligase, which translates to MMTKRITIIEVKDYVGQEVTIGAWVANKSGKGKIAFLQLRDGTAFFQGVAFKPNFIEKFGEEVGLEKFDTIKRLSQETSVYVTGIVKEDERSKFGYELDITDIEVIGESQDYPITPKEHGTDFLMDNRHLWLRSRKQVAVMQIRNAIIYATYEFFDKNGFMKFDSPILSGNAAEDSTELFETDYFGTPAYLSQSGQLYLEAGAMALGRVFDFGPVFRAEKSKTRRHLTEFWMMDAEYSYLTHDESLDLQEAYVKALLQGVLDRAPQALETLERDTELLKRYIAEPFKRITYDEAIDLLQEHENDEDADYEHLEHGDDFGSPHETWISNHFGVPTFVMNYPAAIKAFYMKPVPGNPERVLCADLLAPEGYGEIIGGSMREEDYDALVAKMDELGMDRTEYEFYLDLRKYGTVPHGGFGIGIERMVTFAAGTKHIREAIPFPRMLHRIKP; encoded by the coding sequence ATGATGACAAAACGGATTACTATCATCGAAGTAAAAGACTACGTTGGTCAAGAAGTGACTATCGGTGCTTGGGTTGCTAACAAGTCAGGAAAAGGAAAAATTGCCTTCTTGCAATTGCGTGATGGAACAGCCTTTTTCCAAGGTGTAGCTTTCAAACCAAACTTTATCGAAAAATTTGGAGAAGAAGTAGGTCTTGAAAAATTTGACACCATCAAACGCTTGAGCCAAGAAACATCTGTCTATGTGACAGGGATTGTTAAAGAAGACGAGCGTTCTAAATTTGGTTATGAGCTCGATATCACAGATATTGAAGTGATCGGTGAATCACAAGATTACCCAATCACTCCAAAAGAACACGGTACAGACTTCTTGATGGACAACCGCCATTTGTGGCTTCGTTCACGCAAGCAAGTCGCTGTGATGCAAATCCGTAATGCTATTATCTATGCAACTTATGAGTTCTTCGATAAGAACGGCTTCATGAAGTTTGATAGCCCAATTCTTTCAGGAAATGCGGCAGAAGATTCTACAGAACTTTTTGAAACAGACTACTTTGGAACACCAGCTTACTTGAGCCAATCAGGTCAGCTTTATCTGGAAGCTGGTGCTATGGCCCTTGGTCGCGTCTTTGACTTTGGACCAGTATTCCGTGCTGAAAAATCTAAGACTCGCCGTCACTTGACTGAGTTCTGGATGATGGATGCGGAGTACTCTTACTTGACACACGATGAATCACTTGACTTGCAAGAAGCTTATGTCAAAGCTCTTCTACAAGGTGTTTTGGACCGTGCACCTCAAGCCTTGGAAACCTTGGAACGTGATACAGAGCTCTTGAAACGCTATATTGCGGAGCCATTCAAACGGATCACTTACGATGAAGCGATTGATCTCTTGCAAGAGCATGAAAATGATGAAGATGCTGACTACGAGCATTTGGAACATGGTGATGACTTCGGCTCACCACATGAAACTTGGATTTCAAACCACTTTGGTGTGCCAACATTTGTCATGAACTACCCAGCAGCTATCAAGGCCTTCTACATGAAACCAGTTCCTGGAAATCCAGAGCGCGTGCTTTGTGCAGACTTGCTTGCTCCAGAAGGCTATGGAGAAATCATCGGTGGCTCTATGCGTGAGGAAGACTACGATGCCCTTGTTGCAAAAATGGATGAACTTGGCATGGATCGTACAGAGTATGAATTCTACCTTGATCTTCGTAAATACGGTACAGTCCCACACGGTGGCTTTGGTATCGGTATCGAGCGTATGGTAACCTTCGCGGCTGGTACAAAACACATTCGTGAAGCCATTCCATTCCCACGTATGTTGCACCGTATCAAACCTTAA
- a CDS encoding MarR family winged helix-turn-helix transcriptional regulator, with protein sequence MENLKRLFKEANVDLKTMIVFHKAERLIRASEAHIFKKHQLTPTQFSVLETLYSKGDLRIQDLIDSILATSGNMTVVIRNMVRDGWITRETDPEDRRAYLVSITDAGRKKIEEALPDHIKNIQRLMQVFNSGEQAELTELLKKFKHIA encoded by the coding sequence ATGGAAAATTTAAAGAGATTATTCAAAGAAGCAAACGTAGATTTAAAAACCATGATCGTCTTCCACAAGGCAGAACGATTGATCCGTGCGTCTGAGGCTCATATCTTTAAAAAGCACCAGTTGACACCAACTCAATTCTCTGTACTTGAAACCTTGTACAGTAAAGGCGATCTCCGCATTCAAGATCTGATTGACAGCATTCTTGCGACCTCTGGAAATATGACTGTGGTTATTCGCAATATGGTCCGCGATGGTTGGATTACACGCGAAACCGATCCAGAAGACCGCCGTGCTTATCTTGTATCTATTACAGATGCCGGTCGTAAAAAGATCGAAGAAGCTCTTCCAGATCATATCAAAAATATTCAACGCTTGATGCAAGTCTTTAATAGTGGCGAGCAAGCTGAGTTGACAGAACTCTTGAAGAAATTCAAACATATCGCCTAA
- a CDS encoding amino acid ABC transporter ATP-binding protein yields the protein MAKLKIDVHDLHKYYGENEVLKGISTKFYEGDVVCIIGPSGSGKSTFLRSLNLLEEVTKGQITVNGYDLTDPKTNVDLVRENIGMVFQHFNLFPHMSVLENIMFAPVEHKLMTREEAQKVGMELLEKVGLADKADANPNSLSGGQKQRVAIARGLTMNPDIMLFDEPTSALDPEMVGDVLNVMKDLAKQGMTMIIVTHEMGFARQVANRVIFTADGEFLEDGKPDQIFDNPQHPRLKEFLDKVLNV from the coding sequence ATGGCTAAATTAAAAATTGATGTCCATGACCTCCACAAATACTATGGTGAAAATGAGGTCTTAAAAGGAATCTCAACGAAATTCTACGAAGGGGATGTGGTCTGTATTATCGGACCGTCCGGTTCTGGTAAATCGACCTTCCTACGTAGTCTCAATCTCCTCGAAGAAGTGACAAAAGGTCAAATTACCGTAAATGGATATGATCTAACCGATCCAAAAACCAATGTTGATTTAGTCCGTGAAAATATTGGGATGGTTTTCCAACACTTCAACCTCTTCCCTCACATGAGCGTCCTAGAAAACATTATGTTTGCGCCAGTAGAGCACAAACTGATGACTCGCGAAGAAGCTCAAAAAGTCGGGATGGAATTATTGGAAAAAGTTGGTCTCGCAGATAAAGCCGATGCCAATCCAAACAGCCTTTCCGGTGGTCAAAAACAACGTGTGGCCATTGCCCGTGGACTCACCATGAATCCAGATATTATGCTCTTTGACGAACCGACTTCTGCCCTTGACCCTGAGATGGTTGGAGATGTATTGAACGTTATGAAGGACTTGGCCAAGCAAGGGATGACCATGATTATCGTCACCCACGAGATGGGATTTGCCCGCCAAGTAGCCAACCGCGTCATCTTCACCGCAGATGGTGAATTCCTCGAAGACGGCAAACCAGACCAAATCTTCGACAACCCCCAACACCCACGTTTGAAAGAATTCTTAGATAAGGTTCTAAATGTTTAA
- a CDS encoding ABC transporter ATP-binding protein gives MKSLLKYFKGYLWETFLGPVFKLLEAIFELCVPLIIAHLVDQVIPKKETSAVVMTVGVLFLFASFGVVVAITAQYFSSKAAVGFTREMTKDLYDKILSLPKDKRDRIGTSSLVTRLTSDTYQIQVGINQFLRLFLRAPIIVFGSIIMAFTISPKLTLWFLGMVAILTLIIVIMSRRVNPLFAKIRKITDRMVTVTRQQFQGLRVIRAFGQQAGELEDFREVNQDYKIWQIRAGIWSSLVSPLTFLVVNTTLVFVIWQGQLNISAGLLTQGMLVALVNYLLQILTELIKLAMLVTSLNVSYISAKRVQEIFDLKEEDLLEALPVETAREQEAISAQKVSFTYPTASSPALEEISFDLDHGQMLGIIGGTGSGKSTLVQLLSHLYAVSQGKLALYHQGHSPQTLKEWREWVAVVPQKAELFRGTIRSNLLLGMEENLSDEDLWWALETAQAADFVREKEGQLDEPVEAFGRNFSGGQRQRLTIARALLKKAPFLILDDSTSALDYLTEARLLKSIKEELSDTSLILVSQRTNSLKSADQILVLNKGHQVGLGNHDFLLSTNEIYQEIHYSQHGREEA, from the coding sequence ATGAAATCATTATTGAAGTATTTTAAGGGCTATCTATGGGAAACTTTTCTAGGGCCCGTGTTTAAACTTTTAGAAGCTATTTTTGAATTGTGTGTCCCCTTAATCATCGCCCACTTAGTCGATCAGGTCATTCCGAAAAAGGAAACGAGCGCAGTGGTGATGACGGTCGGTGTTTTGTTTTTATTTGCGAGCTTTGGTGTTGTCGTAGCTATTACGGCCCAGTATTTTTCTTCTAAAGCAGCTGTCGGTTTTACCCGCGAGATGACCAAGGATTTGTATGATAAGATCTTATCACTTCCAAAGGACAAACGAGATAGGATCGGGACTTCTAGTTTGGTAACCCGTCTCACTTCTGATACCTATCAAATTCAGGTTGGGATCAACCAATTCTTGCGCCTCTTTTTGAGGGCACCGATCATTGTCTTTGGATCTATCATCATGGCCTTCACCATCAGTCCTAAACTTACTCTTTGGTTCTTGGGGATGGTGGCGATTTTAACCTTGATTATTGTGATCATGTCTCGGAGGGTCAATCCTCTTTTTGCCAAGATTCGGAAAATCACAGACCGAATGGTCACGGTGACGCGTCAGCAATTTCAAGGGTTGCGGGTGATTCGGGCCTTTGGACAACAGGCTGGTGAATTAGAGGATTTTAGAGAGGTCAATCAGGACTACAAGATCTGGCAAATTCGTGCTGGTATCTGGTCTAGTTTGGTGAGTCCCTTGACCTTCCTTGTGGTCAATACGACCTTGGTTTTTGTCATTTGGCAAGGACAATTGAATATCTCTGCTGGTCTTCTAACCCAAGGGATGTTGGTCGCTTTGGTCAATTATTTATTACAAATTTTAACAGAATTGATCAAGCTGGCTATGCTGGTCACGTCCTTAAATGTCAGCTATATTTCAGCCAAGCGTGTCCAAGAGATTTTTGATTTGAAGGAAGAAGACCTCTTAGAAGCTTTGCCAGTAGAAACTGCAAGAGAGCAAGAAGCGATCAGCGCCCAGAAAGTTTCTTTCACTTATCCAACGGCTTCAAGCCCGGCTCTAGAAGAAATTTCCTTTGATTTGGATCATGGACAGATGTTGGGAATTATCGGTGGTACAGGATCTGGGAAGTCTACGCTGGTTCAGTTATTGAGTCATTTGTATGCCGTTAGTCAGGGAAAATTAGCCCTCTATCATCAAGGTCACTCTCCTCAAACTCTCAAGGAGTGGAGGGAGTGGGTAGCTGTTGTCCCACAGAAGGCAGAGCTCTTTCGAGGGACTATCCGCTCGAATCTCTTACTAGGGATGGAAGAAAATCTATCGGATGAAGATTTGTGGTGGGCACTAGAAACAGCTCAGGCGGCTGATTTTGTCCGTGAAAAAGAAGGACAACTCGATGAGCCAGTGGAAGCCTTTGGTCGAAATTTCTCAGGTGGCCAACGTCAACGGTTGACCATTGCGCGAGCCCTTTTGAAGAAGGCTCCTTTCTTGATTTTGGATGATTCAACTTCTGCCTTGGATTATTTGACGGAAGCTCGTCTCTTAAAATCGATTAAAGAAGAATTGAGTGATACGAGTTTGATCTTAGTATCACAACGAACCAATAGTCTCAAGTCTGCTGATCAGATTTTGGTCTTGAACAAGGGACATCAAGTTGGACTGGGAAATCACGATTTCCTCTTGTCTACCAATGAGATTTATCAAGAAATTCATTATTCACAACACGGGAGGGAGGAAGCATGA
- the yaaA gene encoding peroxide stress protein YaaA, which yields MKLLIPSAKELNEQARIVEPQPLSENTKTILQALKAFSLEELATFYGISEERALVEKERIEALLAGSAKTYPALELFDGLMYRSIERQDLSEKEQAYLQEHLLITTALYGVLPAYEGIAPHRLVFMMKLKPAGKSLKAFWKEDYDQAVEGEEQILSLLSSEFEQVFSKAIRERMIRIKFMENRGGTLKIHSTISKKARGAMVTAMMKEEITHLEDLKSLEVAGFSYREDLSQEKEWVFVKE from the coding sequence ATGAAACTATTAATTCCATCCGCCAAAGAACTGAACGAACAGGCTCGTATCGTCGAGCCCCAACCCTTGTCAGAGAACACAAAAACCATCCTCCAAGCTTTGAAGGCATTCTCGCTAGAAGAATTAGCGACCTTTTACGGGATCTCAGAGGAAAGAGCCCTAGTAGAAAAAGAAAGAATTGAGGCTTTGTTAGCTGGGAGTGCTAAAACCTATCCTGCTTTGGAACTGTTTGATGGCCTTATGTATCGTAGTATCGAGCGTCAAGACTTATCCGAAAAAGAGCAGGCTTATCTGCAGGAGCATTTGTTAATCACGACCGCTTTATATGGTGTACTACCTGCCTATGAAGGGATTGCTCCCCATCGCTTGGTTTTTATGATGAAGCTAAAACCAGCTGGAAAATCTCTAAAGGCATTCTGGAAAGAGGACTATGATCAGGCAGTAGAAGGTGAGGAGCAGATCTTATCCCTTTTGTCTTCTGAGTTTGAACAGGTCTTTTCAAAAGCCATTCGTGAGCGAATGATTCGGATCAAATTCATGGAGAATCGTGGTGGGACACTAAAGATTCACTCAACGATTTCAAAGAAAGCACGTGGGGCTATGGTGACAGCTATGATGAAGGAAGAAATCACCCATCTAGAAGATCTGAAATCATTAGAAGTAGCAGGTTTCTCTTATCGTGAGGATTTATCGCAAGAGAAGGAATGGGTCTTTGTGAAAGAATAA
- a CDS encoding ABC transporter ATP-binding protein has protein sequence MSQKRSSYLKRLFRDFANHPGLLILASLGTIAQVALTVWLPILIGHAVDLVINPQGMTVLWPVLIQMVLVIVANTLIQWINPLVYNQLVYRFSQSLRAEVMEKVHRLPLSYLDKQGSGDFVSRLTTDVEQLNSGLLMVFNQFFVGLLTILVTIVTMAELDFFMMVAVLVLTPLSLLIARFIAKRSYTLFQKQTKARGLQTQLIEESLTQESLIQSFNAQDQFRTAFKGTNESYANYSQSAVFYSSTVNPATRFVNALIYAVVAGFGAVRIISGSHFSVGQLVTFLNYVNQYTKPFNDISSVLSELQSALACAERLYSVLDQAEVEETGQRVLESQDVKGEIGFEHVTFGYDLGRTLIKDLTIQVPAASKVAIVGPTGAGKSTLINLLMRFYPVNSGEITIDGVPITDYTRASYRQQFGMVLQETWLKVGTIHENIAFSRPDATREEVIEAAKAANADFFIRQLPQGYDTYLSDAGESLSQGQRQLLTIARVFLSVPKILILDEATSSIDTRTEILIQDAFNQLMKGRTSFIIAHRLSTIQNADMILVMVDGDIVEHGTHEELMEAQGVYYKMQTAQQQIS, from the coding sequence ATGAGTCAAAAACGTTCTAGTTATTTAAAACGTCTGTTTAGAGATTTTGCCAACCATCCCGGGCTTCTGATTCTAGCTAGTCTCGGAACCATCGCTCAAGTGGCCTTAACGGTTTGGTTACCGATCCTGATCGGACATGCAGTTGATTTAGTCATCAATCCTCAAGGGATGACAGTCTTATGGCCTGTCTTGATCCAAATGGTTCTGGTCATTGTGGCCAATACCTTGATCCAATGGATCAATCCTCTTGTCTACAATCAATTGGTCTATCGGTTTAGCCAAAGCCTGAGAGCAGAAGTGATGGAAAAAGTACACCGATTGCCCTTGTCTTATCTAGATAAACAAGGGAGCGGGGACTTCGTCAGTCGCCTCACGACCGATGTAGAGCAACTTAATAGCGGTCTTCTGATGGTCTTTAACCAGTTCTTTGTTGGCCTCCTAACCATTCTTGTCACCATCGTGACCATGGCAGAATTGGATTTCTTTATGATGGTGGCGGTTCTGGTCTTGACCCCTTTATCCCTCTTGATTGCTCGTTTTATTGCCAAGCGTTCTTATACGCTTTTCCAAAAGCAGACCAAGGCGCGTGGTCTTCAAACTCAGTTGATCGAAGAGTCTTTGACGCAAGAAAGTTTGATCCAGTCCTTTAATGCTCAGGATCAATTCCGTACGGCTTTTAAAGGGACTAATGAAAGCTATGCCAATTATTCCCAATCCGCTGTCTTTTATTCTTCAACTGTCAACCCTGCCACTCGCTTTGTGAATGCCTTGATTTATGCGGTAGTGGCTGGATTTGGTGCTGTACGCATTATTTCGGGATCTCACTTTTCTGTTGGTCAATTGGTGACCTTCCTCAATTATGTCAACCAATACACCAAGCCCTTTAATGACATCTCCTCTGTCTTGTCAGAACTCCAAAGTGCCCTTGCCTGCGCAGAGCGTTTGTATAGCGTCTTGGATCAAGCTGAGGTCGAAGAGACGGGGCAACGGGTCCTGGAAAGTCAGGATGTTAAAGGCGAGATTGGTTTTGAACACGTCACATTTGGCTATGATTTGGGGCGGACCTTGATCAAAGATTTAACCATTCAGGTTCCAGCTGCCAGTAAAGTGGCCATTGTAGGACCTACAGGAGCTGGAAAGTCGACCTTGATTAATCTGCTCATGCGTTTCTACCCTGTTAATTCTGGAGAGATCACGATTGATGGGGTGCCAATTACGGACTACACCCGTGCTTCTTACCGCCAACAGTTTGGTATGGTTTTGCAAGAAACCTGGCTCAAGGTCGGGACGATTCATGAAAATATTGCCTTTTCTCGTCCAGATGCAACTAGAGAAGAAGTCATAGAAGCAGCCAAAGCAGCCAATGCAGATTTCTTCATTCGGCAGTTGCCACAAGGGTACGATACCTATCTTTCAGATGCTGGAGAGTCTTTGTCTCAAGGACAACGCCAACTCTTAACGATTGCGCGGGTTTTCCTTTCAGTTCCTAAGATTTTAATCTTGGATGAGGCGACATCCTCCATCGATACTCGGACTGAGATCTTGATTCAAGATGCCTTTAATCAGCTCATGAAGGGGCGGACCAGCTTTATCATTGCTCACCGCTTATCTACCATTCAAAATGCTGATATGATCCTTGTCATGGTGGATGGCGATATTGTTGAGCATGGCACTCATGAAGAGCTAATGGAAGCGCAAGGTGTTTACTACAAGATGCAGACTGCTCAGCAACAGATTAGTTAA
- a CDS encoding pyridoxal phosphate-dependent aminotransferase: MKLSNRVLEMEESVTLAANARAKALAAEGRDILSLTLGQPDFATPKNIQEAAVASIEDGRASFYTVASGLPELKDAISDYMKDFYGYAVNRNEVVVGTGAKFILYAFFTSVINPGDEVIIPTPCWVSYVDQVKMVEGTPVTFQTTEENHFKATVEQLEAARTDKTKVVLLNSPSNPTGMIYSKEELEAIGNWAVEHDILILADDIYGRLVYNGNTFTPISSLSEAIRKQTIVINGVSKTYAMTGWRVGFAVGDPEIIGAMAKVISQTTSNLTTVSQYAAIEALTGDQSSIEIMRQAFEERLNTIYPLLNEVPGFEAIKPQGAFYLFPNVKKAMEMKGYTDVTEFTTAILEEAEVALVTGAGFGAPENVRLSYATDLDTLKEAVRRLKAFMEK; encoded by the coding sequence ATGAAATTATCAAATCGTGTATTGGAAATGGAAGAAAGTGTGACCTTGGCTGCAAATGCGCGTGCCAAAGCTTTGGCAGCAGAAGGTCGTGATATCTTAAGTTTGACCCTGGGTCAACCTGACTTTGCGACTCCAAAAAATATTCAAGAAGCAGCAGTCGCATCGATCGAGGATGGTCGCGCTAGCTTTTATACGGTAGCATCTGGACTTCCAGAATTGAAGGATGCCATTAGCGACTACATGAAAGACTTTTATGGCTATGCTGTGAACCGGAATGAAGTAGTGGTCGGTACTGGTGCTAAGTTTATCCTCTATGCCTTCTTTACTTCTGTCATCAATCCAGGTGATGAAGTCATCATTCCAACCCCTTGCTGGGTTTCTTATGTAGACCAGGTTAAGATGGTAGAAGGCACACCTGTTACTTTCCAAACAACAGAAGAAAATCACTTCAAGGCAACGGTAGAGCAACTGGAAGCAGCACGGACAGACAAGACCAAGGTGGTCTTACTGAATTCGCCATCCAATCCAACAGGAATGATCTACAGTAAAGAAGAGCTAGAAGCAATTGGAAATTGGGCTGTTGAACATGACATCTTGATTTTGGCAGACGATATCTATGGTCGTTTGGTCTATAATGGCAATACCTTTACGCCCATTTCTAGCTTATCAGAAGCAATTCGCAAGCAAACCATCGTGATTAACGGAGTTTCTAAAACCTATGCTATGACTGGTTGGCGGGTTGGTTTTGCAGTGGGTGATCCAGAGATTATTGGAGCCATGGCCAAGGTGATTAGCCAAACAACATCCAACTTAACAACCGTTTCCCAATATGCTGCAATCGAAGCTCTCACAGGGGATCAGTCTTCTATTGAGATCATGCGTCAAGCTTTTGAAGAACGCTTGAATACTATTTATCCTCTCTTGAATGAAGTACCTGGTTTTGAAGCCATCAAACCTCAAGGAGCCTTCTATCTCTTCCCAAATGTCAAGAAGGCCATGGAGATGAAGGGCTATACAGATGTGACGGAATTTACCACAGCAATTTTAGAAGAAGCAGAGGTTGCTTTAGTAACGGGAGCTGGCTTTGGTGCCCCTGAAAATGTTCGCTTGTCTTATGCGACAGATTTGGATACCTTGAAAGAAGCTGTTCGCCGACTCAAGGCCTTTATGGAAAAATAA
- a CDS encoding MFS transporter translates to MFKRTYKRNISLLAGLEFTSYFGITSLWILFFIQNGLSLLQIGLLESIFHGTSLLCEIPSGMLADRFSYKTNLYLARLSSIGSSILILFGQGNFWIYAIAMMVNAWSYNFDSGTSTAFLFDSAVEAGQKDRYLQISSFLSGVAEVTRTLGTVVAGFFIHGALAWTYYIAIGLSLLSILLIFLMKEPESKSDERNHLTLKRILEVVKQEWQDKPVLFYWMLTYQLVGTIMCMFYFYYQQKISDLTSWQVSLIMLIGSGFNLLAVYLASQIGKKWNSNQVFPILIALTGLALFLVGVKTPFAYLSVYLLTNALYAVYQPIYYNDLQAYLPSSVRATMLSINSMMFSLSMIVIFPLTGWLIDTCGFVAVFLVLGLITFLSFPLLLIGLGRMGKTLSKVTKTE, encoded by the coding sequence ATGTTTAAAAGAACTTACAAACGCAATATTTCACTCCTAGCAGGTCTGGAATTTACATCTTATTTTGGAATCACCAGTTTATGGATTCTCTTTTTTATTCAAAATGGTCTTTCTTTGCTTCAGATTGGTTTATTAGAGAGTATCTTTCATGGGACGAGTCTCTTGTGTGAGATCCCATCTGGTATGTTAGCCGATCGCTTTAGCTACAAGACCAATCTCTATTTGGCTCGCTTGTCCAGTATTGGATCTTCGATCTTGATTTTATTTGGTCAGGGGAATTTTTGGATCTATGCCATTGCTATGATGGTCAATGCTTGGTCTTATAATTTTGACTCGGGGACCAGTACAGCTTTCTTATTTGATTCAGCTGTGGAAGCAGGTCAAAAAGACCGTTATCTTCAGATTTCTAGCTTCTTGTCTGGTGTGGCCGAAGTCACCCGAACTTTAGGTACAGTTGTGGCAGGTTTCTTTATTCACGGAGCATTGGCTTGGACCTATTATATTGCTATTGGACTTTCCTTGCTTTCCATTCTTTTGATCTTTCTCATGAAAGAGCCAGAGAGCAAGAGTGATGAAAGAAATCATTTGACCTTAAAGCGGATATTGGAGGTAGTGAAACAAGAATGGCAGGACAAACCAGTCTTGTTTTACTGGATGCTCACCTATCAGTTGGTAGGGACCATCATGTGTATGTTTTATTTTTACTACCAACAGAAAATTAGTGACTTAACTAGTTGGCAAGTTTCGCTTATCATGTTGATTGGTAGTGGATTCAATCTACTAGCGGTTTATTTGGCCAGTCAAATCGGGAAAAAATGGAATAGTAATCAAGTCTTTCCGATTCTGATTGCACTGACTGGGTTGGCCTTGTTTTTGGTAGGTGTGAAGACTCCATTCGCCTATTTGAGTGTCTATCTCTTGACCAATGCCCTTTATGCAGTTTATCAACCCATCTACTACAATGATTTACAAGCTTATCTGCCATCCAGTGTACGAGCAACCATGCTGAGTATCAATTCGATGATGTTTAGTTTATCTATGATCGTGATTTTCCCACTGACTGGTTGGTTGATCGATACTTGTGGATTTGTAGCAGTCTTTCTTGTGCTAGGCCTTATAACATTCCTATCTTTCCCTCTCTTACTGATTGGTTTAGGGAGAATGGGCAAGACCTTAAGCAAGGTGACAAAGACGGAATAA
- a CDS encoding DUF1003 domain-containing protein, whose translation MLKIDIIDGKEYEDGQGSLIADLDHSIQQMLKTSYPESQMDDFITYKNLSQYCMDYLGQIIERANDKNEAIKQQVTGVMPESERPFNVEDRLTASYTFGQRVADSVARFGGSWTFIISFILMMAIWMLINVLHPFGWNFDPYPFILLNLALSTIAAIQAPLIMMSQNRAADYDRLQARNDFNVNMESEREIRLLHTKIDHMVQQDQTDLLEIQKLQTELLVSLSNQVAQLRQEMNQEK comes from the coding sequence ATGCTGAAAATAGACATCATCGATGGGAAAGAATACGAGGATGGTCAGGGGTCTTTGATCGCAGATCTAGACCATAGCATTCAACAGATGCTCAAGACATCCTATCCGGAAAGTCAAATGGATGATTTTATCACGTATAAAAATTTGAGCCAATATTGTATGGATTATCTAGGTCAGATTATTGAGCGTGCCAATGATAAAAACGAAGCCATTAAACAGCAGGTGACAGGTGTCATGCCCGAAAGCGAGCGCCCCTTTAACGTTGAAGACCGCTTGACAGCCAGCTATACCTTCGGTCAGCGGGTAGCGGATTCGGTCGCACGCTTTGGTGGGTCATGGACTTTTATCATTAGTTTTATCCTGATGATGGCTATCTGGATGTTGATTAATGTCTTGCATCCCTTTGGCTGGAATTTTGACCCTTACCCTTTCATCTTGCTGAATCTGGCACTTTCTACGATTGCGGCGATTCAAGCTCCTTTGATCATGATGAGCCAAAACCGGGCGGCAGATTACGATCGCTTGCAAGCGCGAAATGACTTTAACGTCAATATGGAGTCGGAAAGAGAAATTCGCTTACTGCATACGAAAATTGACCATATGGTGCAACAAGACCAGACGGATTTATTGGAAATTCAAAAGTTGCAAACCGAATTGTTGGTGTCCTTGTCTAATCAAGTAGCCCAGCTGCGTCAAGAAATGAATCAAGAAAAATGA